One genomic segment of Primulina tabacum isolate GXHZ01 chromosome 9, ASM2559414v2, whole genome shotgun sequence includes these proteins:
- the LOC142556710 gene encoding transcription factor MYB102-like, producing the protein MGRAQCCDQNGLKKGPWSQEEDQKLLDYIQKHGYGNWRTLPTTAGLQRCGKSCRLRWTNYLRPDIKRGRFSFEEEETIIHLHSILGNKYVATAARLPGRTDNEIKNYWNTNIRKRLLRMGIDPVTHNPRLQLLDLSTIINSSMCNNSPTQMNFPRLSGLQPRCNPDLLRFASSLFSSHSHTQDFPMQNQMISNSQTPPPLMETSVDQDVAVFPD; encoded by the exons ATGGGAAGAGCTCAATGCTGTGACCAGAATGGGCTCAAAAAGGGACCGTGGTCACAAGAAGAAGATCAGAAACTCCTTGATTATATTCAGAAACATGGCTATGGAAACTGGAGAACTCTTCCAACTACTGCTG GGCTGCAACGATGTGGAAAGAGCTGCCGCTTGAGGTGGACTAATTATCTCCGGCCTGACATTAAAAGAGGGAGATTTTCATTTGAAGAAGAAGAGACCATTATTCATTTGCATAGCATACTTGGCAACAAATACGTAGCGAC TGCTGCTCGACTTCCTGGAAGAACCGACAATGAAATCAAGAACTACTGGAACACGAACATAAGAAAAAGGCTGCTACGGATGGGAATTGACCCCGTGACACACAACCCACGTCTTCAACTTCTTGATCTCTCAACAATCATAAACTCATCGATGTGCAACAATTCACCAACCCAAATGAATTTTCCAAGGTTATCAGGGTTGCAACCTCGTTGTAACCCCGATTTGTTAAGATTCGCTTCTTCTCTTTTCTCTTCCCACAGCCATACCCAAGATTTTCCGATGCAAAACCAGATGATCAGCAATAGTCAAACTCCACCACCTTTAATGGAAACTTCAGTTGATCAAGATGTTGCTGTGTTTCCCGATTAA